Proteins found in one Angustibacter sp. Root456 genomic segment:
- a CDS encoding CapA family protein, which produces MSQRFLALAAVSAMALAACSAGGTTPVTGPSTPPVSQSPTAQQSGTQAGDQPVDATPQTPSTVTLAFGGDVHFANQLAPRLDDPAAALAELRPYLATADLAMVNLETAITTRGSEQPKKFRFRAPPAALDAVAGAGVDVVTMANNHAVDYGPVGLDDTLAARAKSPVAVVGLGRDRADALAPAVLTARGVRVAFLAGTQVPDWTLATWSATAGRPGVASAADPARLAAAVRRARSQADVVVVYLHWGTDYTTCPNPLQRRTAAALAEAGADVVVGTHAHRVQGAGWLGDTYVAYGLGNFVWWRRNSELDSRSGVLTLTLKGRRVVAERWTPLRVSADGIPREPEPAQSRRLQQQWLDARSCTGLAGQPTS; this is translated from the coding sequence GTGTCGCAGCGCTTCCTCGCTCTCGCCGCCGTGTCTGCGATGGCGCTCGCTGCGTGCTCTGCGGGTGGCACGACCCCTGTGACCGGACCTTCGACGCCGCCGGTGTCGCAGAGCCCGACCGCCCAGCAGTCGGGCACCCAGGCTGGCGACCAGCCGGTCGACGCGACACCTCAGACGCCATCCACCGTCACGCTGGCCTTCGGCGGTGACGTCCACTTCGCCAACCAGCTGGCCCCCCGGCTCGACGACCCGGCCGCCGCACTGGCCGAGCTGCGGCCGTACCTGGCGACAGCCGACCTGGCCATGGTCAACCTCGAGACGGCGATCACGACGCGGGGCAGCGAGCAGCCGAAGAAGTTCCGCTTCCGGGCTCCGCCAGCGGCGCTCGACGCGGTGGCCGGCGCCGGCGTCGACGTCGTCACCATGGCCAACAACCACGCCGTCGACTACGGGCCGGTCGGTCTCGACGACACGTTGGCCGCTCGCGCGAAGAGCCCGGTCGCCGTCGTGGGCCTCGGCCGCGACCGCGCCGACGCCCTCGCGCCGGCGGTGCTCACGGCTCGCGGTGTGCGCGTGGCGTTCCTCGCCGGCACGCAGGTACCGGACTGGACGCTGGCGACCTGGTCGGCCACGGCAGGCCGGCCCGGTGTCGCGTCGGCTGCCGACCCCGCGCGACTGGCCGCGGCGGTGAGGCGCGCCCGCTCGCAGGCCGACGTCGTGGTGGTGTACCTGCACTGGGGCACCGACTACACGACCTGCCCGAACCCGTTGCAGCGCCGGACGGCGGCCGCGCTGGCCGAGGCGGGGGCCGACGTCGTGGTCGGCACGCACGCCCACCGCGTCCAGGGCGCTGGGTGGCTCGGCGACACCTACGTCGCCTACGGCCTCGGGAACTTCGTCTGGTGGCGCCGCAACTCCGAGCTGGACTCGCGCAGTGGCGTGCTGACGCTCACCCTGAAGGGACGTCGCGTGGTCGCCGAGCGCTGGACGCCCCTGCGGGTGTCGGCCGACGGCATCCCCCGCGAGCCTGAGCCGGCACAGAGCCGGCGGTTGCAGCAGCAATGGCTCGACGCGCGGTCGTGCACCGGCCTGGCCGGTCAGCCGACGTCCTGA
- a CDS encoding GNAT family N-acetyltransferase: protein MSSDLELRELTAEELAHYVVYLEKSYADEMHRLGGLPQDVAQQNARESTVSLFPDGRPAEGHHLWRAVDGEGRAVGLLWLAHLRVGTAAEHAYVYDIEVEATRRGQGWGRRLLEKAEAVAREWGVPSLQLNVFGDNDVARELYRSAGFREQQVTMTKRLSAD from the coding sequence ATGTCGAGCGACCTCGAGCTGCGCGAGCTCACCGCCGAGGAGCTGGCCCACTACGTGGTGTACCTCGAGAAGTCGTACGCCGACGAGATGCACCGCCTGGGTGGCCTGCCGCAGGACGTCGCTCAGCAGAACGCGCGCGAGAGCACCGTCTCGCTGTTTCCGGATGGTCGCCCGGCCGAGGGCCACCACCTCTGGCGAGCCGTGGACGGCGAGGGCCGCGCCGTCGGGCTGCTGTGGCTCGCGCACCTTCGAGTCGGAACCGCCGCCGAGCACGCCTACGTCTACGACATCGAGGTCGAGGCCACCCGTCGCGGTCAAGGGTGGGGTCGGCGCCTGCTCGAGAAGGCCGAGGCCGTGGCGCGTGAGTGGGGCGTGCCGTCGTTGCAGCTGAACGTCTTCGGCGACAACGACGTCGCGCGAGAGCTCTACCGCAGCGCGGGCTTTCGCGAGCAGCAGGTCACCATGACCAAACGCCTGTCCGCGGACTGA
- the rsgA gene encoding ribosome small subunit-dependent GTPase A gives MTFRSARDAAVPAHLASADQLSRLGFDDRWDHAFHEASTIHLPDAPAFPARVVRTDRGACDTLSAAGPVRATWGADVVAAVASDPLAVPSTGDWVRVQAWPDGNHTVEAVLPRRTAVVRAQVGGTSSGQVLATNVDVVAVVEGLYPDPDLGRIERLMALAWESGAQPRLVLTKGDLGHDAAELAAEIGGQVAAGCPVDVTIAHEGEGLDALREVLADRATLALLGASGVGKSTLLNALLGREAMRTQALGAVHKGRHTTVTRELHLAPGGGAVIDTPGLRSVGLQGGEGLAEVFADIDGLALDCRFSDCAHDREPGCAVQAAIDAGELPERRLASWRKLQREAAYQARRVDARLRAAELAVWKQRTLDNRRAAKSGRQKR, from the coding sequence ATGACGTTCCGTTCTGCCCGCGATGCTGCAGTACCCGCTCACCTCGCCTCGGCCGACCAGCTGAGCCGGCTGGGCTTCGACGACCGCTGGGACCACGCGTTCCACGAGGCGTCGACGATCCACCTCCCCGACGCGCCGGCGTTCCCCGCGCGCGTCGTCCGCACCGACCGCGGCGCCTGCGACACGCTCTCGGCCGCCGGCCCGGTGCGCGCCACCTGGGGCGCCGACGTCGTCGCCGCCGTCGCGTCCGACCCGCTCGCCGTGCCCAGCACCGGCGACTGGGTCCGCGTGCAAGCGTGGCCCGACGGCAACCACACCGTGGAGGCCGTGCTGCCGCGCCGTACGGCTGTGGTGCGGGCCCAGGTGGGTGGCACCTCCAGCGGCCAGGTGCTCGCCACCAACGTCGATGTCGTCGCCGTCGTCGAGGGGCTCTACCCCGACCCCGATCTGGGCCGGATCGAGCGGCTCATGGCCCTGGCCTGGGAGAGCGGCGCGCAGCCGCGCCTCGTGCTCACGAAGGGCGATCTGGGTCACGACGCCGCAGAGCTGGCTGCCGAGATCGGTGGTCAGGTGGCGGCGGGCTGCCCGGTCGACGTCACGATCGCCCACGAGGGCGAGGGGCTCGACGCGCTGCGCGAGGTGCTCGCGGACCGCGCGACGCTGGCGCTGCTCGGGGCCTCGGGCGTGGGCAAGTCGACGCTGCTCAACGCACTGCTCGGCCGCGAGGCCATGCGCACGCAGGCGCTCGGCGCCGTGCACAAGGGTCGCCACACCACCGTCACCCGCGAGCTGCACCTGGCACCCGGCGGCGGTGCGGTGATCGACACGCCCGGCCTGCGCAGCGTCGGCCTCCAGGGCGGCGAGGGGCTGGCTGAGGTCTTCGCCGACATCGACGGACTGGCGCTCGACTGCCGGTTCAGCGACTGCGCCCACGACCGCGAGCCGGGCTGCGCCGTGCAGGCAGCCATCGACGCTGGTGAGCTTCCTGAGCGTCGGCTGGCCTCGTGGCGCAAGCTGCAGCGGGAGGCGGCCTACCAGGCCAGGCGCGTCGACGCCCGCCTGCGCGCCGCCGAGCTCGCCGTGTGGAAGCAGCGCACGTTGGACAACCGCCGGGCCGCCAAGTCCGGTCGGCAGAAGCGCTGA
- a CDS encoding YihY/virulence factor BrkB family protein: protein MSSGTSSTPWVLARLRALWRSRVLLSLWALTRETVSICLRYRVTGLASEAGFFALLSLPPMVLGLVGGAGYLGGALGPGTVDRVSAQLEAMAERVFTAQTVASQITPTIQDVLARGRLDIISIAFVLSLWSGSRVLNVFIDTISIMYGQGGERGIVRTRALSFSLYTAAVLVGAVVLPLVLLGPAILNDLLPAKVDFLLNLYWPVVTLLTVCSVASLFHVATPRRTSWRRDVPGAVLTLVIWVLASFVVRKVIGASVGGTSIYGPLAATIVVLIWLYFLAIAVLIGAALNAASRELWPVRGDSRSPLVRLDRRRRPLTPVPEPDDEMPGAAGSAPTGMRSEARKTR from the coding sequence GTGAGCAGCGGGACGTCGAGCACCCCGTGGGTGCTGGCGCGCCTGCGGGCGCTGTGGCGTTCCCGGGTGCTGCTCAGCCTCTGGGCGCTCACCCGCGAGACGGTGTCGATCTGCCTGCGCTACCGGGTCACCGGCCTGGCCTCGGAGGCCGGGTTCTTCGCGCTGCTCTCGCTGCCCCCGATGGTGCTGGGGCTGGTGGGTGGCGCCGGCTACCTCGGTGGGGCGCTCGGCCCCGGCACGGTCGACCGGGTGAGCGCGCAGCTCGAGGCGATGGCCGAGCGGGTGTTCACGGCGCAGACCGTGGCCAGCCAGATCACGCCGACGATCCAGGACGTCCTGGCTCGCGGCCGGCTCGACATCATCTCGATCGCCTTCGTGCTGTCCCTGTGGTCGGGCTCGCGCGTGCTGAACGTCTTCATCGACACCATCTCGATCATGTACGGGCAGGGCGGTGAGCGCGGCATCGTGCGCACGCGGGCGCTGTCGTTCAGCCTCTACACGGCCGCGGTACTGGTGGGCGCGGTCGTGCTGCCCCTGGTGCTGCTCGGCCCGGCGATCCTGAACGACCTGCTGCCGGCCAAGGTCGACTTCCTGCTCAACCTGTACTGGCCCGTGGTCACGCTGCTCACCGTCTGCAGCGTCGCGTCGCTGTTCCACGTGGCCACGCCGCGCCGCACGTCGTGGCGCCGCGACGTGCCGGGCGCCGTCCTCACGCTGGTGATCTGGGTGCTGGCGTCGTTCGTGGTGCGCAAGGTGATCGGCGCGTCGGTGGGCGGGACGTCGATCTACGGGCCGCTGGCCGCGACGATCGTCGTGCTGATCTGGCTGTACTTCCTGGCCATCGCCGTGCTGATCGGTGCTGCGCTCAACGCCGCCAGCCGCGAGCTGTGGCCGGTGCGGGGCGACTCGCGGTCACCGCTCGTCCGGCTCGACCGGCGGCGGCGTCCGCTCACCCCCGTGCCCGAGCCGGACGACGAGATGCCGGGTGCCGCTGGGAGCGCGCCGACCGGCATGCGCAGTGAGGCGCGAAAAACCAGGTGA
- a CDS encoding acyl-CoA dehydrogenase family protein has product MATHEVTNQVPPLEGQDVFGDDRALVEAVSRYGAEHALGDLHDLGRLAGTARAQRLGDDANTFTPRLVTHDPRGARVDEVEFHPAWHELMATAVAEGLAGAPWAAAPASGAHVARAAGFVVWSQVEAGHGCPVSMTYAAVPAVRTDPVVAAVWESRLTSRVYDFGLRPASEKAGAVAGMGMTEKQGGSDVRANATAAVPTPGGPLAGGDTYRLTGHKWFCSAPMSDVFLVLAQAPGGLTCFVVPRVLDDGARNPFAIQRLKDKLGNRSNASGEVELDGSWGVRLGDEGRGVRTIINMVAATRLDCVLGSAATMRQALVRATHHSRHRRAFGAALVDQPLMRAVLADLALESEAATVLGLRLAASVDAGDTAFGRLAVALGKFWVCKRTAPMVAEALECLGGNGYVEENGLARLYREAPLNSIWEGSGNVNALDVLRALSREPASVEAVLDEIRLAAGADVGFDRTVKELETSLLTGSAQEQEAGARWTVERLAVALQASLLLRHAPAAVSDAFVRTRVLGERGATFGALPSSLDVDRIVARILP; this is encoded by the coding sequence ATGGCGACCCACGAGGTGACGAACCAGGTGCCACCGCTGGAGGGCCAAGACGTCTTCGGCGACGACCGAGCACTCGTCGAGGCGGTGAGCCGGTACGGCGCCGAGCACGCCCTGGGCGACCTGCACGACCTGGGCCGGCTGGCCGGCACTGCCCGCGCCCAACGACTCGGCGACGACGCCAACACCTTCACGCCGCGGCTCGTGACGCACGACCCGCGTGGGGCGCGGGTCGACGAGGTGGAGTTCCACCCGGCCTGGCACGAGCTCATGGCCACCGCCGTCGCCGAGGGTCTCGCCGGCGCGCCGTGGGCTGCGGCGCCGGCCTCGGGCGCCCACGTGGCGCGGGCGGCGGGCTTCGTGGTGTGGTCGCAGGTCGAGGCGGGCCACGGCTGCCCGGTGTCGATGACCTACGCCGCGGTGCCGGCCGTGCGCACCGATCCCGTCGTGGCCGCCGTCTGGGAGTCCCGGCTGACCTCGCGCGTGTACGACTTCGGACTCCGGCCGGCGAGCGAGAAGGCCGGGGCCGTCGCGGGCATGGGGATGACCGAGAAGCAGGGCGGCAGCGACGTGCGAGCCAACGCGACGGCGGCCGTGCCGACGCCGGGTGGCCCGCTCGCCGGCGGCGACACCTACCGCCTCACCGGGCACAAGTGGTTCTGCTCGGCGCCCATGAGCGACGTGTTCCTCGTCCTCGCCCAGGCCCCGGGGGGCCTGACCTGCTTCGTCGTCCCGCGCGTGCTCGACGACGGCGCGCGCAACCCCTTCGCGATCCAGCGGCTCAAGGACAAGCTGGGCAACCGGTCGAACGCCTCGGGCGAGGTCGAGCTCGACGGCAGCTGGGGGGTGCGGCTCGGCGACGAGGGCCGCGGCGTGCGCACGATCATCAACATGGTCGCCGCGACGCGGTTGGACTGCGTGCTCGGCTCGGCGGCCACGATGCGCCAGGCTCTCGTGCGCGCCACGCACCACAGCCGCCACCGCCGCGCGTTCGGGGCGGCGCTGGTCGACCAACCGCTCATGCGCGCGGTGCTCGCCGACCTCGCGCTGGAGTCCGAGGCCGCCACCGTGCTGGGCCTGCGCCTCGCGGCGAGCGTCGACGCCGGCGACACCGCGTTCGGCCGCCTGGCCGTGGCGCTGGGCAAGTTCTGGGTGTGCAAGCGCACGGCGCCGATGGTGGCCGAGGCGCTGGAGTGCCTCGGCGGCAACGGGTACGTCGAGGAGAACGGCCTTGCGCGCCTCTACCGCGAGGCCCCGCTCAACTCGATCTGGGAGGGGTCGGGCAACGTTAACGCGCTCGACGTGCTGCGCGCGCTCAGCCGGGAGCCGGCGTCCGTGGAGGCGGTGCTGGACGAGATCCGCCTGGCTGCGGGGGCGGACGTCGGCTTCGACCGCACGGTGAAGGAGCTCGAGACGAGCCTGCTCACCGGCAGCGCCCAGGAGCAGGAGGCCGGCGCCCGCTGGACGGTCGAGCGGCTCGCCGTCGCACTGCAGGCCTCACTGCTGCTGCGGCACGCGCCCGCGGCCGTGAGTGACGCGTTCGTGCGCACGCGCGTGCTCGGTGAACGGGGTGCGACATTTGGCGCTCTCCCCAGCAGCCTGGACGTCGACCGCATCGTCGCGCGCATCCTGCCCTGA
- the glgX gene encoding glycogen debranching protein GlgX, with the protein MRTWPGKPYPLGATYDGTGVNFALFSEVAERVQLCLIDDQGLETRIEVPETDGFVWHVFIPGLQPGQRYGYRVHGPFDPKNGHRCNPAKLLLDPYAKAIDGQVDGDESLFSYRFADADANGSAPINDEDSLGHTMLSVVVNPFFDWGSDRSPGHEYHESVIYEAHVKGLTQQHPGIPEEIRGTYAGIAHPATIEHLTSLGVTALELMPVHQYVQDSHLLQQGLSNYWGYNTIGFLAPHNAYSATGSRGQQVTEFKAMVKALHEADIEVILDVVYNHTAEGNHLGPTLAFRGIDNAAYYRLVDKDLAHYYDTTGTGNSLLMRHPHVLQLIMDSLRYWVTEMHVDGFRFDLASSLARQFHEVDRLSAFFDLVQQDPVVSQVKLIAEPWDVGDGGYQVGNFPPLWTEWNGKFRDTVRDFWRGEASTLGEFASRLTGSSDLYEHSGRKPIASINFVVAHDGFTLRDLVSYNDKHNDANGEGGNDGESHNRSWNCGVEGETDDPEIQTLRLRQQRNMLATLLLSQGVPMIAHGDELGRTQGGNNNVYCQDNPTAWVDWDLDDDERDLLEFTRRLVQLRHDHPVFRRRRFFAGSADHGGESELGDIAWFTPTGEHMSDEDWRNGYARSLMVFLNGAAIPEPDRRGTRIVDDSFLVVFNGHHEEIDFVLPPVEYGQGWVAELDTTEAFVRVEVPELAAEAGTGLKPGSALTVGPRSVVVLRAPRPTP; encoded by the coding sequence ATGCGTACCTGGCCCGGAAAGCCCTACCCCCTGGGCGCTACCTACGACGGCACCGGCGTGAACTTCGCCCTGTTCTCGGAGGTCGCCGAGCGCGTCCAGCTGTGCCTGATCGACGACCAAGGGCTGGAGACGCGCATCGAGGTGCCCGAGACCGACGGGTTCGTCTGGCACGTGTTCATCCCCGGCCTGCAGCCGGGTCAGCGGTACGGCTACCGCGTCCACGGCCCGTTCGACCCCAAGAACGGCCACCGGTGCAACCCGGCCAAGCTGCTGCTCGACCCCTATGCGAAGGCCATCGACGGCCAGGTCGACGGCGACGAGTCGCTGTTCTCCTACCGGTTCGCCGACGCCGACGCCAACGGCTCGGCACCCATCAACGACGAGGACAGCCTCGGCCACACGATGCTGTCGGTCGTGGTCAACCCGTTCTTCGACTGGGGCTCCGACCGCTCCCCCGGCCACGAGTACCACGAGAGCGTCATCTACGAGGCCCACGTCAAGGGCCTGACGCAGCAGCATCCCGGCATCCCCGAGGAGATCCGCGGGACCTACGCCGGTATCGCGCACCCGGCGACGATCGAGCACCTGACGTCCCTCGGCGTCACGGCGCTCGAGCTCATGCCGGTGCACCAGTACGTGCAGGACTCCCACCTGCTGCAGCAGGGGCTGTCGAACTACTGGGGCTACAACACCATCGGCTTCCTCGCACCGCACAACGCCTACTCCGCCACCGGATCCCGCGGCCAGCAGGTCACCGAGTTCAAGGCCATGGTGAAGGCGCTGCACGAAGCCGACATCGAGGTGATCCTCGACGTCGTCTACAACCACACGGCCGAGGGCAACCACCTCGGGCCGACCCTCGCGTTCCGGGGTATCGACAACGCCGCCTACTACCGGCTGGTCGACAAGGACCTCGCCCACTACTACGACACCACCGGCACCGGCAACAGCCTGCTCATGCGCCACCCGCACGTCCTGCAGCTCATCATGGACTCGTTGCGCTACTGGGTGACCGAGATGCACGTCGACGGCTTCCGCTTCGACCTCGCGTCGTCACTGGCCCGCCAGTTCCACGAGGTCGACCGCCTGTCAGCGTTCTTCGACCTCGTCCAGCAGGACCCTGTCGTGAGCCAGGTCAAGCTCATCGCCGAGCCGTGGGACGTCGGCGACGGCGGCTACCAGGTCGGAAACTTCCCCCCGCTGTGGACCGAGTGGAACGGCAAGTTCCGCGACACCGTGCGCGACTTCTGGCGCGGCGAGGCGTCGACCCTGGGCGAGTTCGCCTCGCGCCTCACCGGCTCCAGCGACCTGTACGAGCACTCGGGCCGCAAGCCCATCGCGTCGATCAACTTCGTCGTCGCTCACGACGGCTTCACCCTGCGCGACCTGGTGTCGTACAACGACAAGCACAACGACGCCAACGGCGAGGGCGGCAACGACGGCGAGAGCCACAACCGGTCGTGGAACTGCGGCGTCGAGGGCGAGACCGACGACCCCGAGATCCAGACGTTGCGGTTGCGCCAGCAGCGCAACATGCTCGCCACTCTGCTTCTCTCGCAAGGCGTCCCGATGATCGCCCACGGCGACGAGCTCGGTCGCACGCAGGGCGGCAACAACAACGTCTACTGCCAGGACAACCCCACCGCGTGGGTCGACTGGGACCTCGACGACGACGAGCGCGACCTGCTCGAGTTCACTCGACGGCTCGTGCAGCTGCGCCACGACCACCCGGTGTTCCGGCGCCGACGGTTCTTCGCCGGCAGCGCCGACCACGGAGGCGAGAGCGAGCTCGGCGACATCGCGTGGTTCACGCCCACCGGTGAGCACATGAGCGACGAGGACTGGCGCAACGGCTACGCCCGCTCGCTCATGGTGTTCCTCAACGGCGCGGCGATCCCCGAGCCCGACCGGAGGGGCACCCGCATCGTCGACGACTCCTTCCTGGTGGTCTTCAACGGCCATCACGAGGAGATCGACTTCGTGCTGCCGCCCGTCGAGTACGGTCAGGGCTGGGTCGCCGAGCTCGACACCACCGAGGCGTTCGTGCGCGTCGAGGTGCCCGAGCTGGCCGCCGAGGCGGGCACCGGCCTGAAGCCAGGCAGCGCGCTCACCGTCGGTCCGCGGAGCGTCGTCGTCCTGCGCGCGCCACGGCCGACACCGTGA
- the treY gene encoding malto-oligosyltrehalose synthase, translated as MTARRPAPGRPVPTSTYRLQVHGGFGFDDASATADYLAALGVSHAYLSPVLQAAPGSTHGYDVVDHSRLSAEAGGEAAFERLGDVLRGHGLGTVVDVVPNHMAVPTPAYLNAQLWSVLRDGPGSPYASWFDVDWSVPDRAILMPVLGARIGQVIDAGELSLVRDGGADGEELVLRYYDHQFPVRPGTEELPLAELVDRQWYRLAHWRVADEELNYRRFFDVDTLAAVRVERPEVFEATHRLLLDLYAAGRLDGWRIDHPDGLADPRGYLDRLADATGDAWVVVEKILEGTEQLPRDWRCAGTTGYDALQRLGGVFVDPAGAAPLSALLTELTGDAEGIEAVVDTAKREVVAQGQYAEVNRLVDLLVAICHDDVHLRDHTRRGLHDSVVELLVAMDRYRAYVVPGEPTPDTSVEVVEQAAARARVRLPEHEHDTLDLVRDLVLGLSATDSDPRRAELVVRFQQTCGPVMAKGIEDTAFYRWFRLASLNEVGGDPEHFGVAPEELHAFFGRLQATWPTSMTTLSTHDTKRAEDVRARLAVLSELPADWASLVREARELTTEHRDPALDPATEYLIWQTVVGTWPPSGDAISGERLHGYLEKAVREAKTHTTWTAPDEKYEAAVHRFADAVLADGGARALLAQWAERTEPAFRVNVLGQKLLQLTAPGVPDVYQGTELVDLSLVDPDNRRPVDYAERRRRLTSLDAGGAPSGLDDEKLLVTSRSLRLRREHPEWFTGPDAVYVPVATTTGNAIAFGRGDDSGVHVVAVATRLPVSLETYGGWREHTLALPEGRWREVFTGREVEGGSVHLADLLATFPVALLTRT; from the coding sequence GTGACCGCCCGCCGCCCTGCTCCCGGCCGTCCGGTGCCGACGTCCACCTACCGGCTGCAGGTGCACGGCGGCTTCGGCTTCGACGACGCCTCGGCCACCGCCGACTACCTCGCCGCGCTCGGCGTCTCGCACGCCTACCTGTCACCGGTGCTGCAGGCGGCGCCGGGCTCGACCCACGGGTACGACGTCGTCGACCACTCGCGCCTGAGTGCCGAGGCGGGCGGCGAGGCGGCGTTCGAGCGGCTCGGCGACGTCCTGCGCGGGCACGGCCTGGGCACCGTCGTCGACGTCGTGCCCAACCACATGGCGGTGCCGACACCGGCCTACCTCAACGCCCAGCTGTGGTCGGTGCTGCGCGACGGCCCCGGCTCGCCGTACGCGTCGTGGTTCGACGTCGACTGGTCGGTGCCCGACCGCGCGATCCTCATGCCGGTGCTCGGTGCGCGGATCGGCCAGGTCATCGACGCCGGCGAGCTGTCCCTCGTGCGCGACGGCGGCGCGGACGGCGAGGAGCTCGTGCTGCGCTACTACGACCACCAGTTCCCCGTGCGTCCGGGCACCGAGGAGCTGCCGCTCGCCGAGCTGGTCGACCGGCAGTGGTACCGGCTCGCGCACTGGCGGGTGGCCGACGAGGAGCTCAACTACCGGCGGTTCTTCGACGTCGACACGCTGGCTGCGGTGCGCGTCGAGCGGCCCGAGGTGTTCGAGGCCACGCACCGCCTGCTGCTCGACCTGTACGCCGCCGGGCGGCTCGACGGCTGGCGCATCGACCACCCGGACGGCCTCGCCGACCCGCGCGGCTACCTCGACCGCCTCGCTGACGCGACGGGCGACGCCTGGGTGGTGGTCGAGAAGATCCTCGAGGGCACCGAGCAGCTGCCGCGCGACTGGCGCTGCGCCGGCACCACCGGCTACGACGCGCTGCAGCGCCTCGGCGGCGTCTTCGTCGACCCGGCGGGAGCAGCGCCGCTGTCGGCGCTGCTCACGGAGCTCACCGGCGACGCCGAAGGCATCGAGGCCGTCGTCGACACCGCCAAGCGCGAGGTCGTGGCGCAGGGCCAGTACGCCGAGGTCAACCGGCTCGTCGACCTGCTCGTGGCCATCTGCCACGACGACGTGCACCTGCGCGACCACACCCGGCGCGGGCTGCACGACAGCGTCGTCGAGCTGCTCGTGGCCATGGACCGCTACCGCGCCTACGTCGTCCCTGGCGAGCCGACGCCCGACACCTCGGTCGAGGTGGTCGAGCAGGCGGCAGCCCGGGCTCGGGTGCGGCTGCCCGAGCACGAGCACGACACGCTCGACCTCGTGCGCGACCTCGTGCTCGGGCTGAGCGCCACCGACTCCGACCCCCGCCGGGCCGAGCTCGTGGTGCGCTTCCAGCAGACCTGCGGCCCGGTCATGGCCAAGGGCATCGAGGACACCGCCTTCTACCGGTGGTTCCGCCTCGCCAGCCTCAACGAGGTCGGCGGCGACCCCGAGCACTTCGGCGTCGCCCCCGAGGAGCTGCACGCCTTCTTCGGCCGGCTCCAGGCCACCTGGCCGACGTCCATGACGACGCTGTCGACCCATGACACCAAGCGCGCGGAGGACGTGCGGGCGCGGCTGGCCGTGCTCAGCGAGCTGCCCGCCGACTGGGCCTCGCTGGTGCGGGAGGCCCGCGAGCTGACCACCGAGCACCGCGATCCGGCGCTCGACCCGGCCACCGAGTACCTCATCTGGCAGACGGTCGTGGGCACGTGGCCACCGAGCGGCGACGCGATCTCGGGTGAGCGCCTGCACGGCTACCTCGAGAAGGCCGTGCGCGAGGCGAAGACCCACACCACCTGGACGGCGCCGGACGAGAAGTACGAGGCCGCCGTCCACCGGTTCGCCGACGCGGTGCTGGCCGACGGCGGCGCGCGTGCGCTGCTGGCGCAGTGGGCCGAGCGCACGGAGCCGGCGTTCCGCGTCAACGTGCTCGGGCAGAAACTGCTGCAGCTCACGGCGCCGGGCGTGCCCGACGTCTACCAGGGCACTGAGCTGGTCGACCTCTCGCTCGTCGACCCTGACAACCGGCGTCCGGTCGACTACGCCGAGCGGCGGCGGCGGTTGACGTCCCTGGACGCCGGCGGCGCGCCGTCCGGCCTCGACGACGAGAAGCTGCTCGTCACCTCGCGGTCGCTGCGGCTGCGGCGCGAGCACCCGGAGTGGTTCACCGGGCCGGACGCCGTTTACGTGCCCGTGGCGACGACGACGGGGAACGCGATCGCCTTCGGGCGCGGGGACGACTCGGGCGTGCACGTGGTGGCGGTGGCCACGCGGCTGCCGGTGTCGCTCGAGACCTACGGCGGCTGGCGGGAGCACACGCTGGCGCTGCCCGAGGGCCGCTGGCGCGAGGTGTTCACCGGGCGCGAGGTCGAGGGCGGGTCCGTGCACCTCGCCGACCTGCTGGCGACGTTCCCCGTCGCCCTCCTCACCCGCACCTGA